Proteins encoded in a region of the Vibrio sp. CB1-14 genome:
- a CDS encoding methyl-accepting chemotaxis protein: protein MASKETVAALQVLTGDITQFISIIHQISEQTNLLALNAAIEAARAGEHGRGFAVVADEVRSLAGRANEAASEISGLVERIESSTNKAGENIELVSAQVADASTGAADIVSDTQSILSLSSDTVDVIYTTTVDIYASSAIAQYTNMWATAHSKLIGADFDASLLTLGEHDTIFGQMIAGHEETQQLASVGDPLEYFHIKATALHDGLRMVADGSHDVGIVEQMDIAYRDLVSYIALAQDKVKASYEHK, encoded by the coding sequence ATGGCGAGCAAAGAAACCGTCGCTGCGCTTCAAGTGCTTACTGGTGATATCACGCAATTTATTAGCATCATTCACCAGATCTCTGAACAAACTAACTTGCTTGCGCTTAATGCTGCTATTGAAGCGGCTCGAGCGGGTGAACATGGCCGCGGATTTGCCGTGGTTGCAGATGAAGTGCGCTCATTGGCGGGTAGAGCGAATGAAGCTGCCAGCGAGATCTCGGGTTTGGTCGAGCGAATTGAAAGCAGCACCAACAAAGCGGGTGAAAATATCGAACTCGTGTCGGCTCAGGTGGCGGATGCCTCTACGGGAGCCGCTGATATCGTAAGCGATACTCAATCGATTCTGTCGCTTTCTTCTGACACTGTTGATGTGATTTACACCACCACAGTGGACATTTATGCCTCAAGCGCCATCGCGCAATACACCAACATGTGGGCGACTGCGCATTCTAAACTGATTGGCGCTGACTTTGATGCATCACTGCTGACGTTAGGTGAACACGACACGATTTTTGGTCAAATGATTGCTGGCCATGAGGAAACACAGCAGTTGGCATCGGTTGGTGATCCATTAGAGTACTTCCATATTAAGGCAACCGCGCTTCACGATGGGCTGAGAATGGTTGCCGATGGCAGTCATGATGTAGGTATTGTGGAGCAAATGGATATTGCGTATCGCGATTTAGTTTCTTACATCGCTCTAGCGCAGGATAAAGTGAAAGCGTCTTACGAACATAAATAA
- a CDS encoding Grx4 family monothiol glutaredoxin yields the protein METIDKIKQQIEENTILLYMKGSPKLPSCGFSSQAAQALMGCGEKFAYVDILQNPDIRAELPKYAQWPTFPQLWVEGELIGGCDIIMEMFQKGELQPIIKEAAARNAEEGDA from the coding sequence ATGGAAACGATCGACAAAATTAAGCAGCAAATCGAAGAGAACACGATTCTTCTTTACATGAAAGGTTCACCTAAGCTACCAAGCTGTGGTTTCTCTTCTCAAGCGGCTCAGGCATTGATGGGTTGTGGCGAAAAATTCGCTTATGTAGATATCCTACAAAATCCAGATATCCGTGCTGAACTTCCAAAATACGCACAATGGCCAACTTTCCCACAACTATGGGTTGAAGGTGAGCTAATTGGCGGCTGTGACATCATTATGGAGATGTTCCAGAAGGGTGAACTTCAGCCGATCATTAAAGAAGCTGCAGCGCGTAATGCTGAGGAAGGGGACGCTTAA
- a CDS encoding PLP-dependent cysteine synthase family protein yields the protein MCTDHQWINNSVRKLEADFQRSADTHLIKLDLPSIDGIDVYLKDESTHPTGSLKHRLARSLFLYAICNGWIGPETTVIESSSGSTAVSEAYFARLLGLPFIAVMPKCTARKKIEQIEFYGGKAHLVDRSDQIYAESRRLAEELDGHYMDQFTYAERATDWRGNNNIANSIFSQMKMEDHPVPSWIVMSPGTGGTSATIGRFIRYQQHDTKLCVVDPENSVFHDYFKTGNANITGDCGSKIEGIGRPRVEPSFIPSVVDEMRTIPDAASIATIHWLEKTLGRKVGASTGTNLYGVLQLASEMKKRGETGSIVTLLCDSGERYLDTYYNHEWINNNIGDLRPYLDKLETFEATGELA from the coding sequence ATGTGTACTGACCATCAATGGATTAACAACTCTGTTCGTAAACTTGAAGCTGACTTTCAACGCTCAGCTGACACACATCTAATCAAACTGGATTTGCCTAGCATTGATGGGATTGATGTTTATCTAAAAGACGAGAGCACACATCCGACGGGCTCACTGAAACACCGTTTAGCACGTTCCCTGTTTCTGTACGCGATTTGTAATGGTTGGATTGGCCCTGAGACAACAGTCATTGAATCTTCTTCTGGCAGTACCGCTGTATCAGAAGCGTACTTTGCGCGTCTACTTGGGCTGCCATTTATTGCTGTGATGCCAAAGTGCACTGCACGCAAAAAGATCGAACAAATTGAGTTTTACGGTGGTAAAGCACACCTGGTTGATCGTTCAGATCAAATCTATGCTGAGTCACGCCGACTTGCTGAAGAGTTAGACGGTCACTACATGGACCAGTTTACTTATGCTGAGCGTGCGACTGACTGGCGTGGTAACAACAACATTGCTAACTCTATTTTCAGCCAAATGAAGATGGAAGATCATCCGGTACCGAGCTGGATTGTGATGAGCCCAGGTACAGGTGGCACGTCTGCAACCATTGGACGCTTTATCCGTTATCAGCAGCACGACACCAAACTGTGTGTGGTTGATCCTGAGAACTCAGTGTTCCATGACTACTTCAAAACAGGCAATGCCAACATCACTGGCGACTGTGGCAGCAAGATTGAAGGCATTGGTCGTCCACGTGTTGAACCAAGCTTTATCCCTAGTGTAGTAGACGAAATGCGCACCATTCCGGATGCGGCAAGTATTGCAACGATTCATTGGCTAGAGAAAACCTTAGGTCGTAAAGTCGGCGCGTCTACTGGTACTAACCTTTATGGCGTACTGCAACTGGCGAGTGAAATGAAAAAGCGTGGTGAAACGGGATCAATTGTGACTCTACTGTGTGACAGTGGCGAGCGCTATCTGGATACTTACTACAACCACGAGTGGATTAATAACAATATTGGCGATCTGCGACCTTACCTGGATAAGCTCGAGACATTCGAAGCGACCGGTGAGTTGGCTTAA